The following proteins are co-located in the Desulfatitalea tepidiphila genome:
- a CDS encoding PAS domain-containing sensor histidine kinase, which translates to MNQKLMNELDWRLRVFDSLSFPTLILKPDKTILSANQIFLQRHGLTLDQIVGRHCHEVFYNAHTCPNKVCPFQKVLTEKNGTTVMRRHTTRTGKRLYEDRVFSPILDENGEVAYIMESVRDVTRQKNLELALKETEAFLEKVILGSPIAIVAADRYGHILLMNPAAEELFGYSNPFAVRHVTADQLYPPGTASQIMRFLEDAQGKLPSIKTTIRNAQGENIPVDLTASIIYEDGEAVATVGIYTDLREKLAVEKQLKEAQAQLAQSEKMASLGQLAAGVAHEINNPLTGILFYATLRLEGMDHDDPERADVQAVIDDVKRCRDIVQNLLAYSRQSSPMKDMIQLNTLVDQSINLIRDPKLFRNIEIERIFSDEMMMLHVDKNQISQVIINLVINAVHAMHGDGKLTLSTYRNKFEGKAFLEISDTGCGIAAQDLPKIFDPFYTTKAPGEGTGLGLSTAYGLLKENRGEIRVKETGSSGTTFIIEFELYSSAQDQDLD; encoded by the coding sequence ATGAATCAGAAACTGATGAATGAGCTCGACTGGCGCTTGCGGGTGTTCGATTCCCTCTCCTTTCCCACCCTCATTCTAAAGCCGGACAAGACCATCTTATCGGCCAACCAGATCTTTTTGCAGCGCCACGGCCTCACCCTGGATCAAATTGTGGGCAGGCATTGCCATGAGGTGTTTTACAACGCGCACACATGCCCGAACAAGGTATGCCCTTTTCAAAAAGTATTGACCGAGAAAAACGGTACCACCGTTATGCGGCGGCATACCACCCGGACCGGTAAACGGCTCTATGAGGACCGGGTCTTTTCGCCTATTCTGGACGAAAATGGCGAGGTCGCCTATATCATGGAGAGCGTCCGTGATGTCACCCGTCAGAAGAATCTGGAGCTGGCCCTGAAAGAGACCGAGGCCTTTCTCGAAAAGGTGATTCTCGGTTCTCCCATCGCCATCGTCGCCGCCGACCGCTACGGTCATATCCTGCTCATGAACCCGGCCGCCGAAGAGCTGTTCGGGTATAGCAATCCTTTTGCCGTGCGCCATGTTACCGCGGATCAGCTCTATCCCCCCGGCACGGCCAGCCAGATCATGCGTTTTCTGGAAGATGCCCAAGGCAAATTGCCGAGCATCAAAACCACGATACGCAATGCCCAGGGGGAAAATATCCCCGTGGATCTGACGGCTTCGATCATCTACGAAGACGGTGAGGCGGTGGCTACCGTGGGCATCTATACCGATCTGCGCGAGAAGCTGGCCGTGGAGAAACAGCTCAAGGAGGCCCAGGCCCAGTTGGCCCAGTCCGAGAAGATGGCCTCGCTGGGGCAGCTCGCCGCCGGGGTGGCCCACGAGATCAACAACCCGCTGACCGGTATCCTGTTTTACGCGACCCTTCGGTTGGAAGGCATGGACCACGACGACCCCGAGCGGGCCGATGTGCAGGCGGTGATCGACGATGTGAAGCGCTGCCGCGACATCGTGCAGAATCTTCTGGCCTACAGCCGGCAATCGAGTCCCATGAAAGATATGATCCAGCTCAATACGCTCGTCGACCAGAGCATCAATCTGATCCGGGACCCGAAGTTGTTTCGCAATATCGAGATCGAACGTATCTTTTCAGATGAGATGATGATGTTGCATGTGGATAAAAACCAGATCAGCCAGGTGATCATCAACCTGGTGATCAATGCCGTGCACGCCATGCACGGCGACGGCAAGTTGACCTTGAGTACCTATCGGAACAAATTCGAAGGAAAGGCTTTTCTTGAAATCTCCGATACCGGATGCGGCATTGCCGCCCAGGACTTGCCGAAAATATTCGATCCGTTTTATACGACCAAGGCCCCCGGCGAAGGCACCGGCCTGGGCTTGAGCACGGCCTATGGGCTGCTCAAGGAGAACAGGGGAGAGATTCGTGTAAAAGAGACCGGCAGTTCGGGGACGACCTTTATCATTGAATTCGAGCTCTATTCGAGTGCCCAGGACCAAGATTTGGATTAA
- a CDS encoding ATP-binding response regulator, which yields MTDTHQQPQPGNACVDGFQKTSVLIVDDEERIRHVCTQMLTKEGYDVAQAANADIGLEMVAQRHFDIILLDLLMPGISGLEALEQIREMHPDTVVIVITGYATLDHAVNAMKNGAFDFVSKPFSPQDLRIVVSKAIEHIRTLQDITNEKSRVRTMINHLAGGVMATDNCKVVALANHAFLNFVDHRGETPIGRPVTDLVKDQKILAMIDQALAMPGDQFAELNDEITVASGADGEERIIEVRCVPFRDRLDRNLGTITVMHDVTALKRMDQMKSEFVAMVSHEIRGPLNSVLMQHKVILDELAGEITEKQREILTRAYDKISALVELSTELLDLAKMESGLIAVDKERLQLASILEDQLAFHLPKAQSKSIALELIPLPELPPVLANRRNMEEVLSNLITNAINYTPEGGRVAIGAEIDGLFVCMKVSDTGYGIPKEELDQIFKRFYRVKTEKTRLVIGTGLGLPIVKKIVETHNGHIQVQSEEGQGSTFTVCIPAA from the coding sequence GTGACCGATACCCACCAACAACCGCAGCCGGGCAATGCCTGTGTAGATGGTTTCCAGAAGACGAGTGTGCTGATTGTCGATGACGAGGAGCGGATTCGCCACGTTTGCACCCAGATGCTGACCAAAGAGGGATACGATGTGGCCCAGGCGGCAAACGCCGACATCGGGCTGGAGATGGTCGCCCAGCGCCATTTTGATATCATATTGCTGGACCTGCTCATGCCGGGCATTTCCGGGCTGGAGGCCCTGGAACAGATTCGGGAGATGCACCCGGATACCGTGGTGATCGTTATCACCGGCTACGCCACCCTGGATCACGCCGTCAACGCCATGAAGAACGGTGCGTTCGACTTCGTTTCCAAACCTTTCTCCCCCCAGGACTTGCGCATAGTGGTCTCCAAGGCCATCGAGCACATCCGTACGTTGCAGGATATCACCAACGAAAAGTCGCGGGTCCGCACCATGATCAACCATCTGGCTGGCGGCGTCATGGCCACCGATAACTGCAAGGTGGTGGCGCTGGCCAACCATGCCTTCCTCAACTTCGTCGATCACCGCGGTGAAACCCCCATCGGAAGGCCGGTCACCGACCTGGTCAAAGATCAAAAAATTCTTGCCATGATCGATCAGGCCCTGGCCATGCCGGGAGACCAGTTTGCCGAATTGAACGATGAAATCACGGTTGCATCTGGAGCTGATGGCGAGGAGCGCATCATCGAGGTTCGCTGTGTGCCGTTTCGGGACCGTCTGGACCGCAACCTGGGCACCATTACCGTCATGCACGATGTGACGGCCCTGAAGCGCATGGATCAGATGAAATCGGAATTCGTCGCCATGGTCAGCCATGAGATCCGGGGGCCGCTCAACTCCGTCCTCATGCAGCACAAGGTCATTCTGGACGAACTCGCCGGCGAGATCACCGAAAAGCAACGCGAGATTTTGACCCGCGCCTATGACAAGATCAGCGCGCTGGTGGAATTGTCCACCGAGCTGCTCGATCTGGCCAAGATGGAGTCCGGGCTGATCGCAGTGGATAAAGAGAGGCTGCAGTTAGCGTCGATATTGGAAGATCAGCTGGCTTTTCATCTGCCCAAGGCACAATCCAAATCGATCGCTCTGGAGTTGATCCCGTTGCCTGAACTGCCGCCGGTCCTGGCCAATCGCAGGAACATGGAAGAGGTGTTGTCCAACCTGATCACCAACGCCATCAACTATACCCCCGAAGGCGGCCGCGTGGCCATCGGTGCGGAAATCGACGGGCTCTTCGTCTGCATGAAAGTCAGCGACACTGGTTATGGGATTCCAAAAGAGGAGCTGGATCAAATCTTCAAACGCTTCTACCGGGTCAAAACTGAAAAGACCCGTCTCGTAATCGGCACTGGCCTGGGGCTGCCCATCGTGAAAAAAATCGTGGAAACGCACAATGGCCATATTCAGGTGCAAAGCGAAGAGGGCCAAGGAAGTACTTTTACTGTTTGCATCCCGGCGGCCTGA
- a CDS encoding NUDIX domain-containing protein, which translates to MKMTHAGAVTFRFTDGRPLFLIVSSSTGAHWVLPRGHIEAGENAEAAALRELCEEAGVVGNIVAPLSLQCFQKSGERVIAQYYLVQAVAEIQAMENRTAKWVDGEDALQVLSFEEARRALGEGAEWLARQKSGPTDIDRSAI; encoded by the coding sequence ATGAAGATGACCCATGCCGGCGCCGTAACGTTCCGATTCACGGATGGTCGACCACTGTTCCTCATTGTGTCGTCATCCACCGGTGCTCACTGGGTTCTGCCTCGGGGGCATATCGAGGCGGGCGAAAATGCCGAGGCGGCAGCATTGCGCGAACTTTGCGAAGAGGCGGGTGTGGTGGGCAACATCGTCGCACCGTTGAGTCTGCAATGTTTCCAAAAATCAGGCGAAAGGGTGATCGCCCAATACTATCTCGTCCAAGCCGTAGCGGAAATTCAGGCCATGGAAAACAGGACGGCGAAATGGGTCGACGGTGAGGATGCCCTACAGGTCTTGTCCTTCGAAGAGGCGCGCCGTGCCTTGGGCGAGGGCGCCGAATGGTTGGCACGGCAAAAAAGCGGGCCAACCGATATCGACAGAAGCGCTATATAG